The sequence TCCGAAGACCTGCGGAATGCTGTCATTGCAACGGAAGATGAATACTTCAAAGATCATAACGGTGTCGTACCCAAGGCAATCATGCGTGCCGTACTTCAGGAATTCACCAATTCCTCTACCCAATCAGGTGGAAGTACACTCACTCAACAGCTGATCAAAAACCAAATTCTGACGAATGAAGTATCCTTTGAACGAAAAGCGAAGGAAATTCTTCTTGCTTTACGTTTAGAAAGATTTTTTGAGAAAGACGAAATACTGGAAGCGTATCTGAATGTAGCGACTCTTGGTCGTAATTCTTCCGGTCGGAATATCGCCGGTGTCCAATCGGCTGCTCAAGGGATCTTCGGAGTGGACGCCAAAGATTTAACCTTGCCTCAATCTGCTTTCATTGCAGGACTTCCACAAGCTCCTTTCTCTTACACTCCATTCACGAATAACGGAGAAATGAAAGAGAATCTGGAAGCCGGAATGAGCCGTAAAAACACTGTACTCTACAGAATGCACCGGGAAGGTTACATTACGAAAAAAGAGTACAATGATGCTGTTGCCTATGACCTGTCGAAAGATTTCATCAAGGCTAAACCATCACCGAGCGAACAATATCCATGGCTGACAGCTGAACTGGAAAGCAGGGCAGTGGATATTATGACGGATGTACTGGCTGAGAAAGACGGATATTCAAAACAAGACCTTGAAAACAATGATGAGCTTGAAGAAAAATACCGCACGCTCGCGGATCGTAATGTCCGTCAAAGCGGATATGAAATTCATTCAACCATCAATAAAAAAATCTATGATCAAATGCAGAAAACAAAAGATGCCTATGAAATGTATGGTCCTCCGAAATATGTAACGGCAACGGACCCTGAAACAGGGGAAGAAGTGGAAGTACAGGAACCGGTTCAGGTCGGAGCGATCATGATTGAAAATAAGACGGGACGCATCATCAGTTTCATCGGCGGCCGTGACTTTAAAACGGAACAAATCAATCATGCCACTCAGGCACTGAGATCGAACGGGTCCACCATGAAGCCATTACTTGCGTATGCCCCGGCACTGGAATACGGATACATTTCACCTGGATCCCCTATTCCTGACGTTGGTGTAAACATCAATGGGTGGACGCCTGAAAACTACTCGCTTAATGAACGCGGACTTTTCCCTGCAAGACATGCACTTGCAGAATCATTGAACTTACCTGCAGTAAGAACCTATGCCAATATCTATAACCGAAATCCATTTAAAGAATTCCTTCTGAAAATGGGCTTCTCATCACTTAACAGCCGATATGATAATAACCTGTCACTTGCACTGGGAGCCACGACAAGTGGTGTAACAGTCGAAGAAAACGTAAATGCCTACACCACTTTTGCAAACGGCGGAAAATTCATTGATGCCTATATGATTGATAAAATTGTCGATCAAGAAGGCAATGTGGTTTACGAGCATAAAGTAGAACCGGTGGATGTGTTCAGTCCGCAGACTGCTTACCTCACCATCGATATGATGAGAGATACCCTGGATCATTCACTAGGTACGGGGCGTTATGCGAAGAAATTCCTGAACTTTGGTTCAGACTGGGCCGGGAAATCCGGAACGAGTCAGGATTACAAGGATCACTGGTTTGTCGCATCCAATCCGAGCATCACTTTCGGAACCTGGTTCGGATATGACACACCTTCTTCATTAAATACACCGGGATCCCGGGCACAGTATGGACATTATGGATTACGTAATATCCGCTTATGGTCATACTTATTGAATGATACGAGGGACTTGGCTCCTGAGCTGATCGATCCCGATGCTTCGTTTACAGCACCGGAAGGCATTGTAAGGAGATCCTTCTGCTCCATTTCCGGATTGCTGCCATCAGAAGCATGCAGTCAGGCCGGGTTAGTGAAAAGTGACTTATTCAACGCTAAATATGTACCGACCAAAACCGATGACAGCTTACTAATGAGCCGTTATGTCATGGTTAACGGAAAGAAATATTTAGCTCTGCCTAATACGCCGGAAGAATTTTCACAGCCGGGAGTGATTTTGAATCCTGACTTTGTGAAGAATGTATTTGGTTCTGTACCTGGAGATCCAAACAAACTCATTCCGGAAGGTGACAATCGATTCAAAAATGTTCTGATTGCAGAAAATAAAATTTCTGACGACGGATCAGCTCCCGGTACGGTAAAAGCAAGTGCTAATGGAAATACCATCACTTGGACGTCATCCGCAAGCAGCGATGTCGTCGGATACCGTGTATATAGTAAATCTGGCGGCAAGGTCGGCAGTGTCAAGTCTGGCGGAAGTTATTCAATTTCCGTTGGAAATGGTGATTTCTATGTGGTTTCCGTAGACGTAGCCGGAAGACAATCTGCACCTTCCAATACTGTACAAATCGGAAAACCGGAGCCTGAGCCAAAGCCTGAAAAACCGGCAACGGATCCGAAACCGCCTGGTGATAAACCAGCCGATCCCCCTCCTAAACCAGACAAGCCTGAGCCACCACCTCCATCTGATGATGGAGGCGGTGATGGCGGCGGTGGAGACGATGGAGTCGGTGACGGTGGCGGCGCAACCGAGCCACCGACTGAGCCTGATCCACCTGCTGAGCAGAACTAGATACAAGTTGAAAACGAGCGAAAGTATTTACTTTTCGCTCGTTTTTTTGTTCCCTCCCTCGCCCAAACCAAAAAAGCACCCACAAAAGAACCCCCGCTCCACGAGCGGGGGTTCTTCCACCTATTAATCTTCCATTGTACTTAAATCACCGGTAGGGAGGTCTAACTCCCATGCCTTCAATACTCGGCGCATGATCTTTCCGCTTCGTGTCTTCGGAAGTTTGTCTCGGAATTCGATTTCTCTAGGAGCCGCATGGGCAGCTAATCCTTTTTTAACAAATTGACGAATCTCTTCTTTTAGCTCATCTGTCACTTCATATCCGTCGCGAAGAGCGATGAACGCTTTGATGATTTCGCCGCGAACCGGATCAGGCTTTCCAATAACACCTGCTTCGGCGACTGCCGGATGTTCTACAAGCTTGCTTTCTACTTCAAATGGACCTACTCGTTCTCCAGACGTCATGATGACATCATCAATCCGGCCCTGGAACCAGAAATATCCGTCTTCATCCATATAAGCTGAATCTCCAGAAACATACCAGTCACCAGGCATGAAGTATGAGTCATACTTCTGTGGATTATTCCAGATCTGGTTCATCATGGACGGCCAGCCTTTTTTGATCGCTAAGTTCCCCATGCGGTATGGGGGCACTTCGTTTCCTTGATCATCCACAATCGCTGCTTTCACTCCCGGGAATGGTTTCCCCATGGAACCTGGCTTGATTTCCATGCTCGGATAGTTACAGATCAATTGACCGCCTGTTTCCGTCATCCACCAAGTATCATGGATGCGGAGATTGAATACTTTCATTCCCCAGCGCACAACTTCCGGATTCAGTGGTTCACCTACGCTCAGGATATGGCGAAGAGAGCTTAAGTCGAATTGTTTCACGACTTCATCCCCGGCACCCATCAACATCCTGAAAGCCGTTGGAGCACTGTACCAAACCGTCACTCCATAGTCTTCGATCGTTTTATACCAGTTCTCAGGCTTGAAGCGTCCCCCTACAATAACGTTCGAGGCACCTGTCAGCCACGGGCCGAAGATTCCATATGAAGTCCCTGTGACCCAGCCCGGATCAGCTGTGCACCAATACACATCCTCTTCCTGAAGGTCGAGCACCCATTTGGAAGTTTGATAATGTTGGATCATAGCGTTATGGACATGAAGGACCCCTTTTGGTTTTCCAGTGGACCCTGATGTATAGTGAAGGATCAACCCATCGTTCCGGTCTACCCATTCTACTGCCAGTTTATCGCTCGCTTCAGCAAATTTTGATAGGAAGTCAACATGAACATCGTCCTCCTGTACCTCATCCCCAATTAGAAACACATGCTTTAAGTTCGGAAGTTCACTTACCGGAACCCTCTTTAATAGTTCAGGAGTCGTGATCAGTACCTTTGCTTCACTATCCTCTAATCGATCACGGACGGCTCCCTCCATGAATGCTTCAAACAGAGGACCTACGATGGCACCCAGCTTGATCGCACCCAATACGGAGAAATACAATTCCGGTGATCTTGGCATGAAGATGAAGACACGGTCACCTTTTTCAACATCCCCAAAACGCTTCAATACATTTCCTGCTTTGTTCGACATCTTCTTCATATCAGAGTACGTATATTTTTCATCACGTTCTGCATCTCGGTAATAAAGAGCGACTTTATTTTTCCTGAAAGATACTGCATGTCGGTCGATTGCTTCATGAGCCAGATTGACACGTCCTGTTTCCGCCCATGAAAATTCTTTTTCAACATCTTTCCAATCAAATGATTCATACGTATTTTCATAGCTTTCAAGATTATAGTTTCCCTTTGTCACTGGTAACGCTTCCACTTTCATATACCGCATCCCCCTTATGTAAGAAATTACAATCTTATTATAGTATAAATTTAATATTTTCTCAATTTTTTAAAAAATCTGCCATAAAGTTCTCCCTAGTATTTTTAGGACAAAAACGGTTCAAACCCCTGCTCTATATAGGTATTGCAGAATAATATTTCCTCTGCAGACGTCTGAAAATTTCGTGAAAGCGCTATACATTTTTTCATTTCATGTATAATGTACTTGAGGAATATCTTTAGGTGGTGTCCAGATGAAATTGAAAAAAACCTATAATGCAACAGAATTAAAGACAACAAAAGGAAATCTCATCATTGAAGGCCCGATTTCCGCTGAAGAATTGGCACGTCTTGATTTTCACGAAGACTTGGTCGCTTTCAGACCTCCTGCTCAGCAACATAAAGCCCTTGTTGAGATTGCCGGTTTACCAGAAGGACGAATTCTGATTGCGAGAGACAATCATACGATCGTTGGGTATGTTACATATTTATATCCTGATCCTCTTGAACGCTGGTCTCAAGGGAAAATGGAGAATCTTATCGAGCTTGGAGCAATCGAGGTCATCCCTAAATACCGCGGGGCTTCCGTCGGGAAAAACCTGTTAAGGGTTTCCATGATGGATGATCATATGGAAGATTTTATTGTCATTACGACTGAATACTATTGGCATTGGGACCTTAAAGGAACCGGCTTGAACGTATGGGAATATCGTAAGGTGATGGAAAAGATGATGAACGCTGGCGGTTTGGAGTATTACGCAACTGATGACCCTGAAATCAGCTCCCATCCAGCCAATTGTTTAATGGCGAGAATCGGTAAAAGAGTGGATTCAGATTCCATCCAACGATTTGATCAGCTGAGATTTATGAATCGTTTTATGTATTAATGGAGTTCTGACAAGTTTTCTAAAGGGGTGGAGAACGTGATTGTAGAAGAAATCATGAAAACGAAAGTCGAAACATTAAAGGCAGACGATACAATTGAAACAGCCATAAAACTAATGCGGGAGAAGAAAATCAAGCATATCCCGATTACGAATGATGCTCTGGAAGTAATCGGAATCGTGAGTGACCGTGATGTAAAAGACGGTACCCCATCTATTTTTCATGATGACTCCTCTACTAGTGAGTTACAGAATCCTCTTAAGTTGATCATGAAGAAAGATGTGATCACAGGTCATCCATTGGATTTCGTAGAAGAGGTTGCCGCTCTTTTTTATGAGCACCGAATCAGCTGCCTGCCTATCCTGAAGGAAAAAAAGCTCGTAGGAATCATAACTGAAACAGACCTGCTGTACACTCTCATTCAACTGACGGGAGCCCACCAACCCGGCTCTCAAATTGAAGTGAAAGTCCCACATAAAGCTGGCATTCTCTATGAAGTGGCCGGTATCATCAGAAGAAATAACTCTAATATTCAAAGTGTCCTCGTGTATCCGGATAAAAAGGACGAAAACTTTAAAATACTTGTGTTCCGCGTAAGAACGATGAATCCGATGAATGTGATCGATGATCTCAAGAAAGAAGGATATGACGTGTTATGGCCAAACATGCCAGGAATCTCATCATGACCAAAGATGCTGTCTTCATTTATTCAGATGAACTCCTTGAGTATCGGTTCTCTGATGAGCATCCTTTCAATCAAACCCGATTGACCTTGACGATGGACTTACTCAAAGAAGTAAATGCTCTTCAATCAGATGAAATTGTCCCCCCACGAATGGCTACCGACGAAGAACTATTTCTTAATCATGATCCCAACTATGTAAACGCCGTCAAAAGAGCGAGTGTCGGCCAACTCTCTCAAGATCAGGCAGAAGGGTTTGGTATTGGTACAGAAGATACCCCAATGTTCAAAGGAATGCATGAAGCAAGTGCTTATTTAGTGGGCGGAACGTTGACGGCCGTTGATTATGTCATGACGGGAAAAGCGAAGCATGCCCTCCATCTCGGCGGTGGTCTGCATCACGGCTTCAAAGGAAAAGCATCCGGCTTCTGTATTTATAATGACAGTTCAGTGGCGATTCGCTATTTGCAGGAAAAATATGGGGCGCGGGTCCTGTACGTCGATACAGATGCTCATCACGGAGATGGCGTTCAGTGGTCCTTTTACGATGATCCGGACGTTTGTACCCTGTCCATCCATGAAACGGGACGTTACCTCTTCCCAGGGACAGGTAATATTAATGAGCGCGGTCACGGTAAAGGATATGGGTATTCCTTCAATATACCCCTCGATGCCTTTACAGAGGATGAATCTTGGCTCGAAGCCTACGAAACGTCCTTCCGTGAAGTCATTGAATTCTTCAAGCCCGACGTCATTTTGACTCAAAACGGGGCAGATGCCCATTACTATGATCCCCTCACCCACCTTTCAGCTACTATGAATATATACAGGGAAATCCCTCGTATCGCCCATGAGCTTGCTCATGAGTATTGCGATGGTAAATGGATTGCCGTTGGTGGGGGTGGCTATGACATTTGGAGAGTCGTCCCAAGGGCATGGAGCATGATTTGGATGCAGATGACCGGTCGAATGGACCTCGCCTCTTCCTTCCCTGGGAAGTGGACGAAACGCTGGCAGAGTAAGGCAGGTGTCACCTTGCCATCTGAATGGTGGGATAGACCTGACATATACAAGCCGATTCCGCGAAAAGGGGAAATCACGGAAAAAAATAAACAAACTGTTGAAAAAGCCCTATACTCCATCCGACAGCAACTGAGGCAAAAGCCTAGCAGTTAATCGAAAAAAAGAGGCGGCTTTTTAAACAAATCAACAAAAAACCAAGGACCTCTCATCACCACTGAGAAGCCCTTGGTTTTTATTGTTCTTCGTAAGCAGGGTCTGTAATGATCACTTCGACCCGTCTGTTTTTTTGGAGATTCTCCCTGGTGTCATTCGGGGCAATTGGCCGTGTGTCCCCATATCCGACGGCGATAAAGCGCTTCGGATCCAGGTTCTCCGTTTGAATGATGTATCGAATTACACTGCTTGCCCTTGCAGAGGAGAGTTCCCAGTTTGATGGAAATCGATATGTACCGATTGGACGATTATCTGTATGTCCTTCTACCTTCACGAAGTTTGGGATTCTGGATAAAAGATCCCCCACTTTATTTAAGAACGGATAAGCGTCCTCAAGGACCGTTGCTTCACCTGAGGCAAATAGAGCTTGCTCCTGGAGAACCAGTACGACACCTCTCTCGGTTCTTGTGGCAACTACAACGTCACTTAATTTGTTTTCATTTAAGTAGCTCTGAATATCCGCTAAAAGTTGAGTTAACTCTTTGTCGGCTTGTTCACTGCTTTGAGGCTGCATTTTCTCCATTTCCATTTCAGGTTCAGCAGAAGGGTTCTCGAATGGAATGACAGATGGGTAAAACTCGAGGATTTGACGCTGTTGAAAGGAATCAGCGATGGCCCTGAATTTCACAATATCTATTTGTGACATAGAAAACAATAAAATAAAGAATACGAGAATAAGAGTAATGAGGTCAGAAAAGGTCACCATCCATTTTGGAGCACCCGTGGGCTGAGACGCTTGTTGTCGTCTACGCTTCATCGAATGATGCCTCCTCTTGTTTCCTGCTCGAGTACATCTCCAGTTCCTCATTAGATAAGAACACTCTTAGTTTCTCTTCTAATAGTTTTGGATTTTGACCAGATTGTACTCCAACAACACCTTCAATCACGATTTGCTTCATAAACACTTCTTTCTCTGTTTTCATCGCTAATTTGGATGCCATGGGCAGAAAGACAAGATTTGCAAGGATCGATCCATATAAAGTCGTTAATAAGGCAATGGCCATATTCGGGCCCAATGACGTTGGATCATTTAAATTCTTTAACATCAGTACGAGACCAATCAAGGTCCCGATCATACCCCAGGCAGGTGCATACTCCCCCGCCTTGTCCAGTAAACTTTTATTTTTACGATGTCGCTCTTCTAAAGCGATGATTTCAGCATTCATTATATCTACGATCACGTCCTGCTCAATGCCATCCACTGCTAAGAGGACACCTTTTCGAATAAAAGGATCCTCCACTTCTTCCACTTCCGCTTCTAATGCGAGAAGGCCTTCACGTCTGGCTTTTTCTGAAAGTGTCACAAACGTGCGAATGAGACCTTGAAGATCGTATTCCTCGTCACGAAAGGATTCTCTCATCACTTTCCCCATTTGCTTCAATTCCTTGATAGAGAAGCTGACCAACATGGCAGCGACCAACCCGCCTATCACAACAAACATGGAAGGCAGATCTATGAAGGAACTGAAGCCTGTAATACCTGCGTTCGTAATGATGGCGAAAGCGACGAATAGAAACCCAACTACAACCCCGATTGGTGTAAGAACATCAAGCTTTTTCATTTTGACTCTCCCTACAAAAATAAGTTCTGTTTGTCTTTATCTTTTATATCGACAAACTTCTTATTTTGTTGAGTTACGATGTTCAAGTCGATGAGGAAGAACAACTGTTGATTCTTCAACCGTTTCTTTGTTCATATATTTCGTTAATAACCTCATCGCTACAGCCCCGATATCATATAAAGGCTGAACAACGGAAGTTAACTGTGGTCTAACCATAAGCGCCAGTCTTGTGTTATCGAAGCTGATCACTTCAACTTCATCGGGGATGGACACGTTTTGATCCTGGGCACCGTGAACGACTCCAAGGGCCGTCTCATCATTTCCGACGAACACAGCGGTCGGCTTGTCCGCAAGCTCAGAAAACTTCTGCCATGCTTCAAGTCCTGAATCATATGTGTACTCACCTTCAACAACCAGGTCGTCACTATATTCCACTCCGGCTTTGGCAAGGGCCTCTCGGTACCCTTCCAACTTAAACTTCATGTTAATCGTATCGTGGAAAGGACCACTTACAAATCCAATCCGTTTATGCCCTTTTTCTAATAATTCCGTAACAGCATCATAAGAAGCCGCTTTGTAATCGATATTAACAGATGGAACCTTGTTTGTTTCTTCCACTGCCCCCGCTAACACGATTGGTACCGGAGAACGTTCGAATTCCTGAACATGCTCTTCGGAAATGTGACCTCCAAGAAACAGGATTCCATCTACTTGTTTTCCAAGCATCGTGTTAAGAAGATGAAGTTCCTTCTCGGCATTTTGATCCGAGTTACTTAAGATGATATTGTATTTGTACATCGTTGCGATATCTTCAATCCCACGTGCCAATTCAGCATAGAAAATATTAGAGATATCCGGAATGATGACTCCGACCGTTGTTGTTTTCTTACTTGCCAGTCCCCTTGCTACAGCATTCGGACGGTATCCAAGGCGGTCTATGACCTCCAGTACTTTCTTTCTTGTTGCCGGTTTTACATTAGGATTTCCGTTGACTACACGTGAAACGGTTGCCATGGAAACATTTGCTTCTCTTGCTACGTCATATATTGTAACGTTCATCATTAACTCTCCTTTACTCTTCTACTCATTTATCTTATTTTACACTAAATAAACCTAAAGAAAAAAGCGATTACAATAGTTTGTTAAAAAATGCACATATTTATATTCACGTTAGTGTTTTTTTCAATGTATATAGGTTATTTATCTGCAATTACCTAGATAATCATACGATAGTCTCTATATTCCTGCAACGACTCCGCCTTATCTTAATAAAAAGTTCATAATAGCTTGAGCTTGCAGAAGCGGGGGAGGTTTAGTGGAGAAAACAAGCAAAGGACGAATCTTCAGAGGGTATTTTGACAGGTTATTGGTTGGGGATTTCGCTGATATATTTGGGGGTTCGCTGTTATATTTGGGATTTCGCTGATATATTTGGGATTTCGCTGATATATTGAAGATTTCGCTGATATATCTGGGATTCCGCTGTTAAAAATCTGAATTCCGCTGTAATAATTAGATTTCGCCGTTATATTTGGAATATCGCCGTTAAAACCGAAATTTCGCCGTTAAAATCAGAATTTCACCGTTAAAATGAAATTTTCGCCGATATCCCTAATGAAGATTCGATGTTTCAATTAAAAACTCAGGTATTTCGCTACTCCCAAACAAAGAATTGGGCTTTCAAAAGGACATTACTTTAAAAAATGCCTAAAGTGATCGTAAAAACTCGTATTTTTCTTTCGAAAATCAAAAACAAAGGGTTGGACCCCATGAATAGGATCCAACCCTTCTCTTATATACATTATACTTCGATCGTTCTGCCTTTTAATAGCTCCTGGTAGAAATGATCAAATTGATCTAAATCCATTTGCTGAGCTGAATCGGATAGGGCAACGGCAGGATCAGGATGAACCTCGGCCATTACTCCATCTGCACCGATGGCAAGTGCTGCTTTTGCCGTTGGGAGCAATAGATCTCTACGTCCAGTCGAATGTGTTACATCCACGAATACCGGTAGATGCGTTTCTTGCTTAAGAATTGGGACAGCCGAAATGTCCAATGTGTTTCTTGTTGCTTTTTCATACGTACGAATTCCACGTTCACAAAGGATGATGTCTCCATTTCCTTGTGAAATGATGTATTCGGCAGCGTTGATGAACTCATCGATCGTTGCAGCTAAACCGCGTTTAAGCAATACGGGCTTTTTCACTGCCCCGGCTGCTTTTAACAGCTCAAAGTTTTGCATATTTCTCGCACCGATTTGAATCACATCAATGTATTCCAGCGCAGGTTCGATATCGGCTGGATTAACGATCTCACTTACGACAGCTAAATCATATTCATCCGCCACTTTTTTAAGAATTTTCAAGCCTTCAATCCCGAGGCCCTGGAAATCATAAGGTGAAGTTCTAGGTTTGAATGCCCCGCCTCGAAGCAATTTAAGTCCTTTTGCTTTAACGGCCTTCGCCACTTCAGCCACTTGCTCGTAAGATTCAACGGCACATGGACCGAAAATGAAATGAGGCTTTCCATCACCAATGGAATCTCCGTTGATATTGACAATCGTATCATCCGGTTTCTTTTTACGGGAAACAAGCAATGCTTTACGGTGATCGTCTTTTTGCAACTCTAAACCGGCTTTAAAGATCTCTTTAAAAATATGTTCAATGGTAGAATGTTCGAATGGACCATTGTTATTTTCTTTAATCAGATCTAGCATGCCTCTTTCGCGAACAGGATCATAGCGGTATACTCCTTGAGTCTCCTTGACACGCCCGATTTCCTGAACTAGTTTAGCACGTTCATTAATGGTGTCTAATAGTTTTAGGTTCATCTCGTCGACTTGTTTTCGTAATTGATCGAGCTCTTGATTACTCACAATACAGCACCCTTTCTTTTTTTATCCTGTTCATACGTAAAAACTGTTATAGTTTTAAGAAAGTATGATACATTTTTGATATTGAAACTTATTATAATAGAACATATCTAAAATGTCACGATAAAATTCTTTATTAATTAGACGCTTTTAAGCACTAAAGTATTTTAGTATTGTATGAGAATAGGCTAAAGTGGGTGAACACTAATTGAAAAATAAGCAAAAAATTTTTGCATTAGATATCGGAACCAGGTCGGTCGTCGGGATTATTTTAGAAGAAATAGACGGAATATTTCAAGTTTCAGATATTTTAGTAGAAGAGCATAAAAAGAGAGCCATGCTGGATGGTCAGATTCATGACGTTCCTGCTGTATCAGAGGTCATTTACTCCATTAAAGCGCGTTTGGAAAAGAAACATGGCCCCCTTTATAAAGTGTGTGTCGCAGCAGCCGGAAGAGCTCTGAAAACGGAAATAGCATCTTGCACATCAAATATTAAAGGAAAACCCCTTCTTCAAAAAAACGATATCCTCCATCTGGAGTTAAGTGCTGTCCAGCAAGCTCAAGCATTAGCTGCAGAAAATGAAAATGATACGAAGGGCTACCACTATTACTGTGTTGGTTATTCTGTCCTATTTTACCGTTTGGATGGTGAAGAAATCGGAAGCCTCATCGATCAGCAAGGGGATGAAGCCACCGTCGAGATTATCGCGACTTTCCTCCCACGTGTCGTGGTTGAATCCTTGATTGCGGCACTCAATCGCGCCGGCCTTGAAATGGACGCTTTGACATTAGAGCCCATCGCTGCCATTAATGTGCTTATTCCAGAATCCATGAGACGACTCAATGTAGCCCTCGTTGATATCGGAGCAGGAACATCGGATATCGCGATCACCAATATGGGGACTGTCATTGCCTATGGGATGGTCCCGACAGCCGGGGATGAAATAACGGAAGCCCTCAGCCATGAATTATTGTTGGACTTTCCACTTGCGGAACAGGCAAAGAGGGAGCTTCAGTCCAGAGATCTGATTACTGTTACCGATATTCTTGGCTTTGAAACGAGTTATCCTGCACATGAGGTGGTGGAGAAAATCACACCAGCTGTGAATCGGTTGGCAGAAGAGATTTCAAAGGAGATTCTCCGTTTGAACAATGGAAAGCCCCCACAAGCTGTCATGCTTGTAGGAGGAGGCAGCCTAACACCTGTACTGCCCGACCGATTGGCAGCATCCCTGCAGCTTCCTCATAATCGGGTCGCTGTAAGAGGCGTAGAGGCGATTCAGAATATAACCATATTGGATGAAGTAACGAAAGGACCTGACCTCGTTACCCCGATTGGAATTGCCATTGCTGCTAAACAAGCCCCTGTTCAATACGTCACCGCTCACGTGAACAATCAACCTGTCCGATTGTTTGAAGTAAAGGACTTAACGGTCGGCGACTGCATTTTGGCTGCTGGGTTAAAGTTGAGTAAATGGCACGGGATACCGGGAAGTGGATTCTTTGTATCAGTCAATGGTCAAGATATATCTTTGCCAGGAGGTCACGGTCACCCGCCCCTCATTGAAAAAAATGGTCTGCCTAGTGCACTTGATGAAAACATTAAAAATAACGATATTATTTCTGTTCATAGAGGAAATGACGGAACTCAACCCAGGGTAAGCATCGGTGATCTGATTGACACGTCCTCTTCTAAACAGATTGTCATTGGCGATGACAATTATGTAGTTACTCCACTCGTATACAGAAACAATCAGCGTGCATCCCTTGATGATACCATTCAGGATCGTGATTCTATTCGAATCGAATTAACGGAATCACTCTTCGACGTGTTAAAGCATTTTGGGTATGAAGAATGGGTAGAATGCACAAAGCCCT is a genomic window of Rossellomorea sp. y25 containing:
- a CDS encoding GNAT family N-acetyltransferase — encoded protein: MKLKKTYNATELKTTKGNLIIEGPISAEELARLDFHEDLVAFRPPAQQHKALVEIAGLPEGRILIARDNHTIVGYVTYLYPDPLERWSQGKMENLIELGAIEVIPKYRGASVGKNLLRVSMMDDHMEDFIVITTEYYWHWDLKGTGLNVWEYRKVMEKMMNAGGLEYYATDDPEISSHPANCLMARIGKRVDSDSIQRFDQLRFMNRFMY
- a CDS encoding transglycosylase domain-containing protein — translated: MKEKWNKLLEKLDPAIRFFSNTGFQKRARITYGVFWNLSLILVVLFVLGFAFAGGVGAGYFASLVKEEPIRPYDQMKKDIYNYEETSQLYFADNVYLGKLRTDLEREEVKLKDVSEDLRNAVIATEDEYFKDHNGVVPKAIMRAVLQEFTNSSTQSGGSTLTQQLIKNQILTNEVSFERKAKEILLALRLERFFEKDEILEAYLNVATLGRNSSGRNIAGVQSAAQGIFGVDAKDLTLPQSAFIAGLPQAPFSYTPFTNNGEMKENLEAGMSRKNTVLYRMHREGYITKKEYNDAVAYDLSKDFIKAKPSPSEQYPWLTAELESRAVDIMTDVLAEKDGYSKQDLENNDELEEKYRTLADRNVRQSGYEIHSTINKKIYDQMQKTKDAYEMYGPPKYVTATDPETGEEVEVQEPVQVGAIMIENKTGRIISFIGGRDFKTEQINHATQALRSNGSTMKPLLAYAPALEYGYISPGSPIPDVGVNINGWTPENYSLNERGLFPARHALAESLNLPAVRTYANIYNRNPFKEFLLKMGFSSLNSRYDNNLSLALGATTSGVTVEENVNAYTTFANGGKFIDAYMIDKIVDQEGNVVYEHKVEPVDVFSPQTAYLTIDMMRDTLDHSLGTGRYAKKFLNFGSDWAGKSGTSQDYKDHWFVASNPSITFGTWFGYDTPSSLNTPGSRAQYGHYGLRNIRLWSYLLNDTRDLAPELIDPDASFTAPEGIVRRSFCSISGLLPSEACSQAGLVKSDLFNAKYVPTKTDDSLLMSRYVMVNGKKYLALPNTPEEFSQPGVILNPDFVKNVFGSVPGDPNKLIPEGDNRFKNVLIAENKISDDGSAPGTVKASANGNTITWTSSASSDVVGYRVYSKSGGKVGSVKSGGSYSISVGNGDFYVVSVDVAGRQSAPSNTVQIGKPEPEPKPEKPATDPKPPGDKPADPPPKPDKPEPPPPSDDGGGDGGGGDDGVGDGGGATEPPTEPDPPAEQN
- the acsA gene encoding acetate--CoA ligase, with amino-acid sequence MKVEALPVTKGNYNLESYENTYESFDWKDVEKEFSWAETGRVNLAHEAIDRHAVSFRKNKVALYYRDAERDEKYTYSDMKKMSNKAGNVLKRFGDVEKGDRVFIFMPRSPELYFSVLGAIKLGAIVGPLFEAFMEGAVRDRLEDSEAKVLITTPELLKRVPVSELPNLKHVFLIGDEVQEDDVHVDFLSKFAEASDKLAVEWVDRNDGLILHYTSGSTGKPKGVLHVHNAMIQHYQTSKWVLDLQEEDVYWCTADPGWVTGTSYGIFGPWLTGASNVIVGGRFKPENWYKTIEDYGVTVWYSAPTAFRMLMGAGDEVVKQFDLSSLRHILSVGEPLNPEVVRWGMKVFNLRIHDTWWMTETGGQLICNYPSMEIKPGSMGKPFPGVKAAIVDDQGNEVPPYRMGNLAIKKGWPSMMNQIWNNPQKYDSYFMPGDWYVSGDSAYMDEDGYFWFQGRIDDVIMTSGERVGPFEVESKLVEHPAVAEAGVIGKPDPVRGEIIKAFIALRDGYEVTDELKEEIRQFVKKGLAAHAAPREIEFRDKLPKTRSGKIMRRVLKAWELDLPTGDLSTMED
- a CDS encoding acetoin utilization AcuB family protein, coding for MIVEEIMKTKVETLKADDTIETAIKLMREKKIKHIPITNDALEVIGIVSDRDVKDGTPSIFHDDSSTSELQNPLKLIMKKDVITGHPLDFVEEVAALFYEHRISCLPILKEKKLVGIITETDLLYTLIQLTGAHQPGSQIEVKVPHKAGILYEVAGIIRRNNSNIQSVLVYPDKKDENFKILVFRVRTMNPMNVIDDLKKEGYDVLWPNMPGISS